TAGACGATGTTCTTGGAGGCATCTGCCGACTGCACTGCATGGGCAATGGCATTGAGCAGGTGGGACTTGCCCAGGCCGACCGTGGAGTGGATGTAGACCGGGTTGAAGGTCACCGTATTGTTGGCGGCGGCATTGGCGATCTGCTTGGCCACACCGAAGGCCATTTCATTGGCCTCGCCGGCGACAAAGCTGTCAAAGGTCATGCGCGGATCGATGGCACTGCCCGACAGGGCATCGCCCTTGGCGGTTGCCGCGTCACGGCTGAACCGGGACACATTGGCCATGGGCGCGGCATGGCTGGGCGCCGGCGCACTCGGCGCCTCGCCCGCTACCGGCTCGGCCACTACGGGGGTGAAGCGAGGACGGGCCTGGCCGTTGACGCGCAGCGTCACCTGGATGCGGCCGATCTCGGGAATGTCCTGGCGGAAGGCCTCGAGAATGCGTTCGAGATAGTTGGACTGCACCCAGGAACAGAGAAACCGCGTGGGGGCCGACAGGTGAACAACCTCGTCGACGATCTCCTCGAGTTCGAGGCTGGCAAACCAGGAGGTGAACACATCCACGCCCACGGCGGTCTTGATGCGCGCCCGGACCCGGTTCCAGAGCTCGCGTTGGGCTTGGCCGGAATCGGATGGGGTCATGACAGGGATATCGCCTTTGTTGATCGTGCTTTTCATTGGGGGATTGGCCTGGGGCCAAGTCTCCCTGTCAGCGGTCGCCTGTCGCGTCATTCATTCAGCCCCATATTGGTTCCGACTGGTCCGCAAAGCCCGGCCGGTATCTGTCTAATGCCATGGCTGGCCTGTGTGCCCACGCAGCCATGACTTCGCCCCTGCGCCCGCTCATGCGGACGCACTTGTCTTGTCCGCGGGACGAGCCCGGCGGAGTGTTTGTTACGCAACTGTCATGAACCAGGCCGAAACGGGGCCTAAGGTCTCAAAAAAACTTGCCGGCCCAGATCGGACCGACAGCCACATGAACTGCCAACACAACCTTCACCATTCAAACCATCGCGGCCTTGGCCGACTATTGATCTAGAACAACGCCCCGAATAATCGTAAAAACTACGCCCCGAATATGCCCCGGCCAGCTGTGTCGGACGCTCATTGACGGCGTCTTCTCGCCTGCTGACCAGATCACTTTAGAGGGACGATTTTGGGCTAGCAACCGTGGAATCTGCAAAATGGGGGCTTGACTCTAAGGTTGTATTTTTGCCCCCGGCTTCTGGCTCCAGGCCCGTCAAAGCAAGGCGCTGTGACTCAACGCAGATTCCCCTTCGGAGTGTCCGGACGGGAGCAAAATTTTATTTCTCGGCGGGCCCGTTTTTTTGCATCCGAGGCCGCAGATGACAGTTCCACGACGCGCCGATGTTGGCGCAAAGCTCTGGAAAAACTCAAGAAATACCGAGGCTGTGGTAGCGTAGGCCGTAAAGAGGGCGGTGTCACGCCGATGACACATCCGTGTCAAATCGGAATAGCTTGCTCCCCCTGACCGACCAACAAAAAGGGCTCCTCGCGGAGCCCGTCTCGTCACATGTCGGCAGCCCGGTCAGGGCGCCTTCTGGCAGCCAATCAGGCGCTGAGCGCCTTGACCCGGCTGTTCAGGCGGCTGATCTTGCGGGCGGCCAGATTGGCATGAACAATGCCCTTGGTCGCAGCGCGGTTGATCTCGGGAGCGGCCGCATGCAGCGCTTCCATGGCGACCTTGTGGTCACCGGCAACAATGGCTTCTTCAACCTTGCGGATGAAGGTGCGGACGCGCGAACGGCGCGACTTGTTGACCGCGGTGCGGGCTTCGATCTTGCGGGTAGCCTTTTTGGCTGAAGGCGTATTGGCCATAATGGTCCTCTTGGCGTCCAACCGGCCGATCGCGCCACGAGGTCGCATGCGTCCGGGATGAAAATGAAATCGGCGGCATCTCGATAGCCGCCAAGTTGGCCGGTCTATAGGGGAAGCAGGGGCAAGCGTCAACTGGATTCAGCCCAGCGGGGATCAGGGTTTCTTCTGGCAGACCGGACAAAAGAAGGTCGAGCGCCCCGACTGGACAATACGCTCTACCGTGCCCGTGCACAGCGGCGTGGGACAGGGCTCGCCTTCCCGGTCATAGACGGCAAAGCGATGCTGGAAATAGCCTGAACTGCCATCGGCATGGCGGAAATCGCGCAGGGTCGAGCCGCCCACCTCGATGGCCTCGATCAATACCTGGCGGACGGCACTGGCGAGGTCTTCGAGCGCCGCCTTGGGCTTGCCCTTGGTCGTCACAAGGGTTCCTGCCAGCACGGTGGGCAATATGTGACTGCGATGCAGCGCCTCGGCGACATAGATATTGCCCAGGCCCGCCACCACGCGCTGGTCGAGCAGGGCCGCCTTGATGGGGCTCTTCTTGCCGGCGAATTTGTCGGCCATTTCGGCCGCGTTGAAATCATTGCCCAGCGGCTCGGGGCCGAGATCCTTGAGATAGGGACTGGTCGCCAGGTCGTCATAGAGATCGACAAAGCCGAAGCGGCGCGGATCGGCATAGATCAGGTGGCTCTTGCCGTGCTTGGGGTGGGAAATGTCGAGCACCAGGTGATCATGCTTGGGTTCCGTGCCCGGCTCATAATAGCGCGGCGGCTTGTCGATGCCGTGCTCGGCAAAGCGCCAGGAGCCGGTCATGCCCAGATGGCTGAGCAGGGTCTGGCCGCTCGAGAGCGCCAGCAGCAGATATTTCGCGCGGCGGCCGACCGAGACGATGGTGCTGCCTTCAAGGGCGGCGGCCATGCCGGACGGGAACGGAAAGCGCAGATCGGGGCGGTTGAGCGTCACATGGTCGATGCGGGCGCCTTCAAGCCAGGGCTGCAGCCCCCGGCGCACGGTTTCGACCTCGGGCAGTTCAGGCATTTTATGTCTCTTCACCTGTGCGGCTTTGCGCCATGGCAAAGTCGGTTTGCTTTGAATATGTATCGCTGGGTCAATACAGGTCGTATCGACCAGTACGAAATGCACGAGGCGATCACCATGACCGACGCGCGAGAAACCACTCATTTCGGTGAACAGACCGTGGCGCTGGACGACAAGCAGGGCATGGTCAACCAGGTGTTCCATGGCGTGGCCGACCGCTATGACCTGATGAACGACCTAATGAGCGTGGGCGTGCACCGGCTCTGGAAGAACGCCATGGTGGCCGATCTGGCGCCGCCCAAGGCGGGCTCGCGCCCGTATCGGGTGCTCGACATGGCCGGGGGCACCGGCGACATTGCCGAGCGCATCATCAATGCCTCGGTGGGCTATGCCGAGGTGGTGGTCAGCGACATCAATTCGGACATGCTGCGGGTAGGCGCGGAACGGGCCAAGGCCTGGCGCTATCCGGAACAGGCCAGTTTTGTCGAGGCCAATGCCGAGGAACTGCCCTTCGACGACAACAGCTTTGACGCCTATACGATCGCCTTCGGCATTCGCAATGTGCCGCGCATCCAGAAAGCCCTCAATGAGGCGCATCGCGTGCTCAAGCGCGGCGGTCGCATCCTGGTGCTCGAGTTCAGCCAGGTCGATGTGCCGGGCCTGGACCTGGTCTACAAGGCGTTTTCGGACAACCTCATTCCCCCCATGGGCAGATTGGTGACCGGCGATGCGCAGCCCTACCAGTATCTGGTGGAATCGATCCGCAAGTTTCCCAATCCGGCGCTGTTCCAGTCCATGCTGACCGAGGCCGGCTTCAAGCGCGTCAAGGCCACGGCCTTTTCGGGCAATATCGCGACGCTGTTTTCCGGATGGAAGCTCTAGCGCATGCTGTTTTCCGCCTATTTTCGCCTACTGCATGCCGGCTTTGTGCTGGCCCGCGAAGGTGCGCTGTCGATGATTTCGACCAAGGGCCTGCCGCCTGCTCTGGCGCCGCTGCGCGCCGGCATCTGGCTGGGCCGGCTGATCGAGCGCCCCAGCGTGCGCCAGACCGGCCATGTCGACCGGCTCAACCGGGCGCTCAACCGGCTGGGCCCGACCTATGTCAAGTTCGGCCAGACCCTGGCCACCCGCCCCGACGTGGTGGGCATTACCATCGCCAATGACCTGGCGGGCCTGCAGGATCGCATGGATCCGTTCGACGCCGCGCTGGTGCCGGGCATTCTTGCGGCGGCGCTGGAAGGCAAGGCGGCCGAGCTGACCGAGCTCAGCGCCCCCATCGCGGCAGCCTCGATCGCCCAGGTGCACCGCGCCCGGCTGGTGCCCGCCAAGGGGCCGGCCCGGACGGTTGCCGTCAAGATCCTGCGCCCAGGCGTCCAGGCCCGCTTCATGGCCGATATCGAGAGCTTTTACGCGGCCGCCCGCCTGGCAGACCGCTTCATCGCCTCGACCAAAAGGCTGCGGCCGATCGAGGTGGTCGAGACGCTGGACCGCTCGGCCCGGCTCGAACTCGACCTGCGGCTGGAGGCCGCAGCGATTTCGGAAATGGCCGAGAACATCAAGGACGATACCGGCTTTGTCATCCCGAGCGTCTCCTGGGACCATGTGGCGCAGAACGTGCTCACCACCAGCTGGGTCGACGGCATTCCGATCCGCGACCATGCCGCGCTCGACAGAGCCGGGGTAGACCGCAAGGCGCTGGCGACCAATCTGCTGCAGAGCTTTCTCAAGCATGCCATCCGCGATGGCTTCTTTCATGCCGACATGCATCCGGGAAACCTGTTTGCCGATCCGGCCAATGGCAATGTGATCGCGGTCGATTTTGGTATCATGGGCCGGATCAACCGGCAGGAACGCCGGTTCCTCGCCGATATCCTGTTCGGTTTCATCACCCGCGACTACCGGCTGGTGGCCGAGCGGCATTTTGATATCGGCTATGTCCGCAAGGATCAGTCGGTGGATGATTTTGCCTTGGCGATTCGCTCCATCGGCGAGCCTCTGCACGGCCGCACCGCGGCCGATATCTCGATGGCCCGGGTGCTGGGCCAGCTGTTTGCCATTACCGACCTGTTCGACATGCAGACGCGGCCCGAGCTGGTGCTGCTGCAGAAGTCCATGGTGCTGGTGGAAGGGGTGGCGCGGGCGCTCGATCCCGAGCTCGACATCTGGACGGTGGCCGAGCCGGTGGTAGGCGACTGGCTGCGCCGACAGGCGGGCCCGGTGGGCCAGATCGAAACCCTGGGCACTCATTTCAAGACCATGGCCGAGGCGGCCGGCCGCGTGCCGGTCATCCTGGCGCAGGCCGAATTAGCGCTTGCCGATTATCATGCTGTCAAACATAGGCGCTATGATCCGCTCATGCGCTGGAGCGTCATCGCGCTGATGGCGATTGCCGGGGCGACCCTGCTGGCCGTGCTGTGGCGCGTGCTGACGCTGGCGGGCTGAGCGCGGCTTGTCCGGCCAGCCGGCACGACCTAGAATAGAAAAATCGACAGAACCTGCGAGTGCCCGATGTCTGCCAGCCGCGTCCTGATCCAACTGCGCTGGCTCGAGCATGGCCGTGGATTGGCGCTGCCGGCGCAGCAGACGGCGGGAGCGGCCGGGCTCGACCTGGCGGCGGCGCTGCCGGCCGACGGCACTATGGAGATCGCGCCGGGCGCCTATGGGATGATCCCCACCGGGCTGGCTCTGGCCCTGCCCGAAGGGTTCGAGGCACAGATCCGGCCGCGGTCGGGCCTGGCGGCAAAATACGGCGTGACCGTGCTCAATGCTCCCGGGACGGTGGATGCGGACTACCGGGGTGAGGTCAAGGTGCTGCTGATCAATCACGGCACGGCGCCCTTCACGGTGCGGCGGGGCGATCGAATCGCGCAGATGGTGGTGGCACCGGTCAGCGCAGTGAGTTTAATCGAAGTGGAGGCACTGGATGGCACCGAACGGGGCGAGGGCGGGCATGGTTCGACGGGTCGCTAGCCTTTTTGGGCTGCTGGTCCTTCTCGTCCTGCCGGCAGTGCCGGCGCTGGCGGGCGACCGGGCGCAGATCGACCTGATCGGCTTTTCCGAAGACGGCAGCTATTTTGCCTTCGAGGAATTCGGCGTGCAGGACGGATCGGGCTTTGCCTATGCCAGCGTCTATGTGGTCGATTTGGTCGATGACAGCTGGGTGGTTGGCACGCCCGTTCGTATGCTGGCCGAGGACGAGCTGGTAACGCTGGCCGAGATCCGCGCCGAGGCCAAGCTCAAGGCCGCCAATTACATCACCACGCTGGGCATTAGCGTGCCGGGTGAATTCGTCGCCCTGATCGGCGATGGCGCGCCCGACAATGACGGACAGGCGCTGACTTTCGGCGTGCCGGCCTTCGGGGTCGGCGCGGTCGAGGGCAGCCATAGCCTCGAGCTGAGCCGGTTCGACACCAGTTCGGCCACGCCTTGCCAGGAATGGTTCAGCTCGCCGCCGCGCGGCTACCAGCTCAGCCTTGTCGACGATGCCGGCACGCGCGTGGTGCATCGCGACGACAGCCTGCCGCGTTCGCGCGGCTGTCCCGTCGATTACCGGCTCTTTGGCGTGGTCCTGCCCTTTGCCGCCGAGCCCCTGCGCGACGCCGTGGCCATCATTTCGGTGTTCACCTTTGGTTTTGAAGGGCCGGATCGGCGCTTCATCGTGGTGCCGCTTGGCTTCTGAGCCCCTCTCCCCCGCCGAAACGCGGCGCTATGCGCGCCAGCTGGTGCTCAAGGGCTTCGGCGGCAGCGGCCAGCAGGCGCTCAAGGCGGCTCGGGTGCTGGTGGTGGGCGCGGGCGGGCTGGGCAGTCCGGTCATTGCCTATCTGGCCGGGGCCGGCGTGGGTCGGCTGGGTATTGCCGATCCGGACAGCGTCTCGCTGTCCAACCTGGCGCGGCAGGTGATCCATACCAACGCGGGCATCGGCCAGAGCAAGGCGGCCAGCGCCGGCCATTTCGCGCAGGCCCTCAACCCCGAAGTGCGGCTGGCGCTGCATGACGCGGCGGTGACCGCGGATAATGCGGCGCGGCTCATGGCCGATTATGACCTGGTCATCGATGGCACCGACAATCTGGTGACCCGCCGGGCCGTGGCGGCGGCAGCGGCCGGGCTGGGCCTGCCCCTGGTCTCGGGCGCGGTATCGATGTTTGACGGTCAGGTGACCGTCTTTGCCCCGGGCGGGCCGTCCTTCAGCGCTCTTTATCCCGACAGCGCCAGCGATGCCGACCTGCCCAGCTGCGAGGCCACCGGCATTGTCGGACCGCTTACCGGCGTCATTGGCACGCTGATGGCAATGGAAGCCATCAAGCTCATCACCGGCATTGGCGAGCCGCTGATCGGCAGGGTGCTGACCTATGACAGCCAGGGCGCCCGTTTTGCCGAATTCGCCTTCTAGCCGAGCAGGGCTGCGCCCGCATACGCCGGGACAGCCGGCGCGATCGGCATGCGAAAGGTGAAACAGGATTCCTGCGGAGTCGAGGTCACCGCCAGCGTGCCGCCATGTGCGCGGGCGATCTGGCTGGCGATATAGAGCCCGAGCCCCAGACCCTGCTGGCTTGGCCGCACCCGGGCGCGGAAGAAGGGCTTGAACAGATTGTCGAGCAGATGGGGCGGAATGGCGTCGCCGCCATTGCACACCGACGCCTCGAGCTGGCCATCGACAATCCCCACCGTCACCGTAATGGGCTGGTCGGCGGCGCCATGGGTCAGGGCATTGCCCAAGAGGTTGGAGACCAGCTGCTCGATGCGCGTGCGGTCATAGGAGAGATGGCCGACCCGGCCGAGGCGGGCAATGATCTGCCTGTCAGGATGGGCCGAGCGCAGTTCTTCGACGACCTGTTCGACCACCGCGTGCAGCGTCTCGTCGGTGGCGGTTTCGAGCTGGATGCCGCCGCCCAGCCGGCCGCGGGCCAGGTCGAGCATATTGTCGACCAGCGTCCCCATGCGGCTGACGCTCTTGCGCATCAGGCCGACAATCTGGGCCGAGCGCTCGTCGAGTGGTGCCCTGAGCAGCTGGCGCGTCCCGGCCTCGATGGCGCTGAGGGGGTTGCGCAGGTCATGGCCGAGCACGGCGACGAACTGTTCGCGCAGGTCGGCGGTGAGGCGCTCCTCGGCCAGCTGCGCGCGGCTTTCGGTCAACGCGCGGTCGCTGTCGAGATGGTGGGCGATGAGTTCGGCGAACAGGCGGAGCATGCCGATGGTGACCGGGTTGTCCAGCTTGGCCGGGGCGCTGTCCATGGCGCAGAGCGTGCCGAAGAAGCTGCCGTCCGGCAGGATGATCGGCACCGATATGTAACTCTGCAACCCGTAGATGCGGGGGGTGTGATGGTCGGCATAGAGCGGGTCCTGGCTGACGTGATCGATGACCACCTCGCGATGATCCTGCCGCACCTGGTGGCACAAAGTGGTTTCGACCTTGAGTTCGTCGCCCGGCTTGAGCCCGAAATCGACATTGTCGAGCACCTGGCAGGTCACCCAGCGGTCCTCGGTCACCCGCGCCACCGCGGCAAAACCAACCCCTGTCGCCTCACAGACAACATTGAGGATGGACGGGATGGCGGTAATGCGCTGAACCGCATCAATATCGGCCTGAAAGTCGTGGACGTCGGTCATGAACTCTTTCGTCAGTTCCATGCTGTCAGTCGACAGCGATCGGCGCCCCCGCCGACTGCATTGTCGGTGTGGTGACAGCAAGAATCAATGGTTGAATTGCGGCTGGCTCGGCGCCGGCCGAATCAGCGGCCCCGGCGGGCCGTCAGCAGCAGGGATCAGGCGTCGGGGTGCTTGAAGACCAGAGCCGCATTGGTGCCGCCAAAGCCGAAGGAATTGGACAGCACCACACCCAGATCGACGTCGTCGCGCCGCTGCTGAATGATGGGCATGTCGGCAAAGGCGGGATCGAGATTGTCGATATTGGCGCTGGCTGCGATGAAGCGGTGCTTCATCATCAGGATCGAATAGATCGATTCGTGCACGCCGGTGGCGCCCTGGCTGTGGCCGGTCAGCGATTTGGTGGCCGAGATGGGCGGGCACTTGCCGGCATCGCCGAAGACGGACCGGATGGCCTCGATCTCCTTGAGATCGCCGACCGGGGTCGAGGTGGCGTGCGGGTTGATGTAGTCGACCTTGGGGCCGACATTTTTCAGCGCCATCTGCATGCAGCGCGCCGCGCCCTCGCCGGAAGGGGCCACCATGTCGAGGCCATCGGACGTGGCGCCATAGCCGACCAGTTCCGCCCAGATGCGCGCGCCGCGCGCCTTGGCGTGTTCATATTCCTCGAGCACCAGCACGCCGGCGCCGCCGGAAATGACAAAGCCGTCGCGATCGGCGTCGTAGCAGCGCGAGGCCCTGGCGGGCGTGTCGTTATAGTTCGAACTCATGGCGCCCATGGCATCGAACAGATTGGACAGCGTCCAGTCGAGATCCTCGTGGCCGCCGGCAAAAACGATGTCCTGCTTGCCCAGCATGATCTGTTCCATGCCATTGCCGATGCAATGCTTGGACGTCGCGCAGGCCGCGGTGATGGTATAGTTGACGCCCTTGATGCCAAAGGCGGTCGCCAGCGTGGCCGAGGCCGTCGAGCCCATGGCCTTGGGCACGGCCAGCGGCCCGATGCGCTTGGGGCTGGAATTCTTGCGGGTAATGTCGGCCGCCTCGACAATGGTGCGGGTGGAGGCGCCGCCCGAACCCATGACAATGCCGGTCATGGGATTGGAAATGTCGCTCTCCTCGAGCCCGGCATCGGCAATGGCCTGCTGCATGGCCAGGTAGTTCCAGGCCGCGCCCTTGCCCATGAAGCGGGTGACGCGGCGGTCGAGCAGTTCGAACGGGTCGAGCCGCGGGTCGCCCTTGACCTGGCTGCGAAAGCCCAGTTCGGCATAGTCCTCGGCAAACACGATGCCTGGCGTCGCTGTGCGCAGGCTATGCGTGACCTCGTCGAGCGAATTGCCGATCGAGGAAATGATACCCATGCCGGTGACGACAACTCGTCTCATCTTGGCCTCGTTTAGTTTCGGTCTGACGCCCTTATGGCCGGGCGGTTCTCGTTGATTGAAGCGTCGCTTTTAAGGCGCGTCAGGCGCTCTGCTGCGCCTGCATCTGTACGTCGGTAAACAGGCCGACGCGCAAATCCTTGGCCTCGTAGATCACCTTGCCATCGGCCTTGACCCAGCCATCGGCGATGCCCAGGGTCAGGCGGCCCTTCATGACGCGCTTGAGGTCGATACCGTATTCGACCAGTTTTACGTCATCGGTTACCTGGCCGGTGAACTTTATTTCGCCCGCCAAAGCGCGGCCACGGCCGGGCTGGCCGATCCAGCTGAGGAAGAAGCCGGTCATCTGCCAGATCGCGTCGAGGCCCAGGCAGCCGGGCATGACGGGATCGCCGATGAAATGGCACTTGAAGAACCAGAGATCGGGATTGACGTCGAGCTCGGCGCGCACCTGGCCCTTGCCATAGGCGCCGCCATCCTCTGAAATGGAGGTGATGCGGTCAAACATCAGCATGGGTGGGGCTGGCAGGCGCGCGTCGCCCTGGCCCGGCAATTCGCCGCGGCCATGCGCCAACAGCTCCTGATACCCAAATGCGCTCTGCCGATCGGCCATGCGTCCAACCCCGTTAACCGTGTGTTTGTCTCGTATAGGGGCGCGTGGGGAGGGTCAAGTCAACGCGGGCGCGCGCGGGCCTGACCTGCGACGGCACGGCGCCTTGTGTGGCGCGGGCGTGACGGTTATAAGAACCCCAGTATCTTCCGGCCCTTCAGAGCGCTCAAGGACCCTATGACTGATCGTACCCAGACCGCCCGGTCGCTGCCCTCGCGCAAACCGTGTCTCACCGCCGTGCTGCGCATGGCCGGTCTCCGTCCGACGCGGCAGCGCGTGGCGCTGGCCGAACTGCTGTTCGGCGGCCCGCACCGCCATGTCAGTGCCGAACAATTGCATGGCGAAGCCGATGCTGCGCGGGTCAATGTGTCGCTGGCCACCATCTATAATACGCTGCACCAGTTCCACGAAGCGGGCCTGCTGCGCGAAGTGGCCGTGGATGCGGCGCGCTCCTATTTCGACACCGACACCTCCGATCACCATCACTTCTACGTCGAAGACGAGCAGCGGATGATCGACATTCCGGCCAGTTCGGTTGCCTTCACCAAGCTGCCCGAGCCCCCCAAGGGCATGGAAGTCAGCCATGTCGATGTGGTGATCCGGGTGCGCAAGGCGCAGGGCTGAGCGCAATCGGCGTCGGCCCGCCATAAGCAGCAAATGGCCGCTGTCCAGCCCCCGCAAGGACGAAATTGCCGCCAGGCGGCGGTGACAGGGGGCGCGTGATCACCCATATTGCGCGTCCTGCAACAGCAAAACGGGTGGCCAATGAGCCAAAAGGTCAATCTCAACGGCTATTTCGAGCGAATCGGCTTTGCCGGTTCAATTGCCCCGAGCCTGGCGACCCTGGAACAGCTGCACGCCCTGCATCCAGCCGCCATTGCCTTTGAAAACCTCAACCCGCTGCTGGGCCTGCCGGTCAAACTGGACCTGGGGAGCCTGCAGGCCAAGCTGCTGACCGAGCGGCGCGGCGGCTATTGCTACGAACACAACCTGCTGCTGATGGCGATGCTCCAAGAGCTCGACTTCTCCGTGCGCGGCCTGGCGGCGCGCGTGCTGTGGAACAATCCGGGCAATGTCGACGGCCCGGCCCATCACATGCTGCTGGCCGTCGAGATCAACAGCGCCACCTATATTGCCGATGTCGGCTTTGGCGGGCTGACGCTGACCGGCCCGCTGCGGCTCAAGGCCGATGCCGAGCAGACCACGCCGCATGGCAGCTTCCGGCTGACCGGCGGCGATCCGGTCTGGCAGCTCGAGGCCAAGATGGGCGAGGACTGGGCGCCGCTCTATGCCTTTGACCTGACCGAAAAGACGGCGGCCGATTACGAGGCCTCCAACAGCTTCCTCTCGACCGACCCCACCTCCCCCTTCCGCAACCAGCTGCGCGTCGCCCTGGCCCCTTCCGGCAAGCGCCTGGCTCTCAAGGACAACCACTTCACCACCTATGGCGAAGATGGCCAGGCCGAGAGCCGGGACCTCACCAGCGTGGCCGAAATGCGCGACGTGCTGACAACCAGCTTCGGCATTACCCTGCCGGCCGACGCGGCGCTCGACGCCAAGCTCGGCGAGATCCTGCTGGCGGCCGGCATCGTGCCGCCCGAGCCCGAGATCGCGCCCGAGGCAACGGCGGACTAGCCATGGCGCCGGTAAAGGTCGACCCGGACAAGGTCCGCGAATTTGCCGACAGGGACGCGTTCTACCATTGGCTGGGCCAGCATCACGACCAGGCAGACGAGATCTGGATCCGCATCTTCAAGAAGGCCAGCGGCACCCCGACCATCACGGCCACCGAGGCGATCGACGTGGTGCTATGCTGGGGCTGGATCGACGCCATCCGCAAGAGCTGGGACGAGGTCTCGTTCGTGCAGCGCTATACACGGCGCGGCAGCAAGAGCAGCTGGAGCCAGATCAATCGCGACAATGTCGCCCGGCTGATCGACGAAGGCCACATGACCGACCATGGTCTGCGACATGTCGAGACTGCCAAGGCGGACGGACGCTGGGACGCAGCCTATGCCACCACCATGGAACCGCCCGAGGACC
This sequence is a window from Devosia beringensis. Protein-coding genes within it:
- the irrA gene encoding iron response transcriptional regulator IrrA, encoding MAGLRPTRQRVALAELLFGGPHRHVSAEQLHGEADAARVNVSLATIYNTLHQFHEAGLLREVAVDAARSYFDTDTSDHHHFYVEDEQRMIDIPASSVAFTKLPEPPKGMEVSHVDVVIRVRKAQG
- a CDS encoding arylamine N-acetyltransferase family protein; this translates as MSQKVNLNGYFERIGFAGSIAPSLATLEQLHALHPAAIAFENLNPLLGLPVKLDLGSLQAKLLTERRGGYCYEHNLLLMAMLQELDFSVRGLAARVLWNNPGNVDGPAHHMLLAVEINSATYIADVGFGGLTLTGPLRLKADAEQTTPHGSFRLTGGDPVWQLEAKMGEDWAPLYAFDLTEKTAADYEASNSFLSTDPTSPFRNQLRVALAPSGKRLALKDNHFTTYGEDGQAESRDLTSVAEMRDVLTTSFGITLPADAALDAKLGEILLAAGIVPPEPEIAPEATAD
- a CDS encoding YdeI/OmpD-associated family protein, with protein sequence MAPVKVDPDKVREFADRDAFYHWLGQHHDQADEIWIRIFKKASGTPTITATEAIDVVLCWGWIDAIRKSWDEVSFVQRYTRRGSKSSWSQINRDNVARLIDEGHMTDHGLRHVETAKADGRWDAAYATTMEPPEDLMAAITARPAALEFYRTLTAQNRFALIFRTIALKTPAARARKIAGFVAMLERGETIYPQGKGKTT
- the fabA gene encoding 3-hydroxyacyl-[acyl-carrier-protein] dehydratase FabA, with amino-acid sequence MADRQSAFGYQELLAHGRGELPGQGDARLPAPPMLMFDRITSISEDGGAYGKGQVRAELDVNPDLWFFKCHFIGDPVMPGCLGLDAIWQMTGFFLSWIGQPGRGRALAGEIKFTGQVTDDVKLVEYGIDLKRVMKGRLTLGIADGWVKADGKVIYEAKDLRVGLFTDVQMQAQQSA